A window of Ictidomys tridecemlineatus isolate mIctTri1 chromosome 1, mIctTri1.hap1, whole genome shotgun sequence contains these coding sequences:
- the LOC101962535 gene encoding olfactory receptor 2T27, with amino-acid sequence MHGNETLVTDFILVGLFPEFRHSTVLNSIIIFIYILAFLGNILLIVLICSDSRFHTPMYILLSQLSIIDLTLTSTIVPKMASNFFTGKRSISWIGCGTQSFFFLMLGMSECLILTLMAYDRYVAVCNPLRYPTIMSTRICLHMIAGCWIGGSSSSFIHTVYPMHFPICGSREIQHFFCEVPVLIKLSCEDTSVYQLVVVVTSIVLLVVPFSLITTSYTFIFITVFHMNSVKGRRKVLATCSSHLIVVSLFFGPNIFIYMTFTSSHSPQQDQALSVFSNILTPMLNPIIYSLRNKEVVAALRKLSGRCMIL; translated from the coding sequence ATGCATGGGAATGAGACCTTAGTAACTGATTTCATCCTTGTGGGACTCTTTCCTGAATTTCGGCATTCCACTGTTCTCAACTCCATAATCATCTTTATCTACATCCTTGCCTTCTTGGGAAACATACTTTTGATTGTCTTGATTTGCAGTGATTCTCGGTTCCATACACCCATGTACATTCTCCTCAGTCAACTTTCCATCATTGACTTGACATTAACTTCCACCATTGTCCCAaagatggcctcaaacttttttACAGGGAAAAGGAGCATATCGTGGATTGGCTGTGGGAcacaaagtttcttttttctgatgTTGGGAATGTCAGAATGCCTCATCTTGACTCTCATGGCTTATGATCGTTATGTGGCTGTCTGTAACCCATTGCGTTATCCCACCATCATGAGTACCAGGATCTGTCTGCACATGATTGCTGGGTGTTGGATTGGAGGATCTTCAAGTTCATTTATTCACACAGTATATCCGATGCATTTTCCCATCTGTGGGTCAAGGGAAATCCAACACTTCTTTTGTGAGGTCCCAGTCCTCATTAAGCTCTCCTGTGAAGACACTTCAGTGTATCAGTTAGTGGTGGTAGTGACAAGCATTGTGCTGCTTGTTGTCCCTTTTAGTCTCATCACAACTTCCTATACTTTTATCTTCATCACTGTTTTCCATATGAATTCTGTGAAGGGCAGAAGGAAAGTTCTGGCCACCTGCTCTTCCCATCTAATAGTGGTGAGTCTTTTCTTTGGTCCAAATATATTCATCTACATGACTTTCACTTCTTCTCATAGTCCACAGCAGGACCAGGCACTTTCTGTTTTCAGCAATATCCTCACTCCCATGCTGAACCCCATAATCTATAGCCTGAGGAACAAAGAGGTGGTGGCAGCTCTCAGGAAGCTCTCTGGGAGATGTATGATATTGTAG